From Pirellulales bacterium:
CGATGGGCGCTTGAACGGGGCGACCTGGCTACAGCAGAAAAGTCAGCTGCCGAGGCATTGGCTGCCGACGACGATCAATTGCTGGCCCGCTGGGTGCAAGCCGAGCTTGATCGGCTGGCGGGCCGGCTCGACGTGGCCAACACGCGCTATAAGTGGTTTGTCGATTACTACAATTCGCATGACGTCAAAGATGCCGACTCGCTGGGTTGGATTGGTCTGGCGGCCGCGCAATTCGCGCGCTGGAATCGAGTCGTAGATCAATTCAATTTCCTGGTAAATGAACTCTTTCCCGATGCGGCAAAATCGGACCCGGCATGGTGGCCGGCCCATTATTACGCGGGCTTGCTGTATTTGGAGAAATACAATCAGCCCGAAGCCTCGCGCTCGTTGAAAGCCGCCTTGGTGCTCAATCCTAGCGCGGCTGAAGTGCATGCGGCGCTGGCGCGTTTGGCCGTGCAGAATTTCGAGATGGCCACGGCCCGGCTTGAAGCCGATCGGGCGCTAGAGCTAAATCCGTTCAATCTCGAAGCGCAGCTGGTCCGCGGCGATATTCTGTTGGCGAACTTTCAGGCCGCCGATGCGATCATGGTCTTCAAAGAAACCTGCCGGCTGCACCCTGCCTCGGAGTCCGCCCAGGGGCGACTCACGGCCGCCTGCGTTGTGGTAGATGGCTTGCCTGCCGATTTGGCCGGCACCCGCGTGGGCCAAATGATCGAACAGGCCACGACGCGCAATTCGCACTGCGGCGAATTTTTTGCCTCGTTAGCGGCGGCCCTGGATGAAAGCCGGAAGTTCCCGGCCGCGGCGGGTTACTTTCGCGAAGCCATCGCCCGCATGCCGCAGCTTATCAAGCCATACGGTGATTTGGGAATCGTATTGATGCGGTTGGGTGATGAGCCCGCAGCCCAGCGACAATTGAACCATGCCTTCGAGATCGACCCCTTCAATGTCCGCGTCAACAATATGCTGAAGGTGCTGGAGGTGCTCGACGGCTACGCCGTACTCGAAACCGGGCACTTCGTCATCAAGTTCGATCGGGGTCGAGACGAGATCCTGGTACATTACGCTGCCGAGTTTCTCGAGGAGGAGGTCTACCCCGAGCTGTGCCAGCAGTTTGGCTATTGGCCGGCCGAGAAATCTCTGTTCGAGATTTTCAATCGGGCCCGCAATACCAATGGCCACGGCTGGTTTAGCGCGCGCATGGTCGGTCTTCCCTTTGTACACACGGTGGGGGCTTGCGCCGGCAAGATGGTGGCGCTGGCGTCACCCAACGATATGCCCAAGAAGTTCAATTGGGCGCGCGTACTGAAGCACGAGTTCGTACACGTGCTTAATCTGCAGCAGACCGACTTTAGCATACCGCACTGGTTCACCGAGGCGCTGGCTGTGCGCAGCGAAGGTCCAGTCCGGCCGCAAGCGTGGAATGCCCTGCTGGCCGAGCGAGTGCCCAAGAATCAATTGTTCAATCTCGAAACTATCAATTTGGGCTTTGTCCGCCCGCAATCCAGCCTCGATTGGCAAATGGCCTACTGCCAGGCCGATTTGTATGCCCGCTACATGACGGAGACGTACGGCGCAAACGCGTCGGCCAAGATGTTGGTGGCCTATCGCGACAATCTCGATACGCCAGCAGCACTCAAGCGCGAGTTCGGCGTTAACCAGCAAGATTTCGAGCGAGGGTACGTCGATTACGTTCGCGGGGTGGCTGCAGGTTTGACCTCCGGTCCGACAACAACGAGTGCTCCGCTGGCTGAGTTGGAACGGTCACACCAAAAGGATCCTGCTGATGCGGTGTTGACGGCCAGTTTAGCAGCGGCCTATCTGAAGCGGCGCGAATACGCGCAGGCGCGGAAGCTGGCCGAAGCAGCGTTACCCGATCCGCAGGCCAAACAAGCGGCCGCCTATGTGCTAGCCCGTATTCGGCTGGTGGTGGGAGAGAACCAGGAAGCTCTGGCACTTTTGGAGAAACATCTCGATCGGGCCAAACCGGATGAAAACCTGCTCAACCTTTTGGCCGGTCTGCGATTGAAAGCCGAACGTTACGAAGACGCCGCCGAGCTGTATCGATTGGGAGCGCTACGCCACCCTGCGGATGCCAGCTGGGTTCGCTCGCTGGCCAAGGTGTATCTTGCGCAAGGAAATGACGTTAAGCTGGCGGAGGCGCTGGCCCAGCTGGCCCCGTTGGATGCAGACGACCTGCCGGTACGCAAGAAACTGGCCCAACTGGCGCTGGCCGCGGAGGACTTTCCAGCGGCCGTGCGCTGGGGCCGCGAGGCCTTGCATATCGATGTGATGGATGTCGAAATTCATCGCATGTTGGCCGAGGCATATGTTGGGGAAAAGGGGTTTGGGCATGCCGCGGACGAATACGAAGTCGCGGTCAAGCTCGACGAAAAAAGCGTCGCGCTAAACCTGGCGCTGGCCGATGCGTGCTTGCAGGCCAACCGTCCGGCTCGCGCACGGGAAGCCCTTAACAAAGTTTTGGAACTCGACCCGGCAAACCGTCGGGCAGCGACTCTACGGGAGCAGCTACCAAGGTGACCGATTCGCCCCAGCGGCCAATGGATAAAGAGCCTCGCACTGAAATTTCGCTGTCGGCCTTTCAGGGCTTGATCCGTGACATGTATCTGGAAAAAGATCTGGCCCGCGGCGTCGACGGTACGTTTATGTGGTTGATGGAAGAGGTCGGCGAACTTGCCGCGGCTTTGCGGAGCGGTACACATGACGAGCGCCTGGGAGAATTCGCCGACGTGATCGCTTGGCTCGCCACGATTGCCAACGTTGCCGGAGTCGATTTGACCGAAGCTGTGATGCGCAAATACGGCGCCGGCTGTCCCGGTTGCGGCCAATTCACCTGCGCCTGTGCCGATGCGGAGAAACCATGACTACCGGGGCCTGGCTAACATACGCACGGCTCTCATTGGCCGTTCTGGCGGTACTCGCTGGCAGCATGGCGTCGCCGCTGGCTGCCGAAGAGCCGAATCCGCCGACCATCGAAGACGTGCGGATTGGCTTCGAGGGGCACTACAAGATCAACCATTGGACGCCGGTCGAGTTGACATTCCAAGGAGGTTCGAAGTCGCTGACCGGCCAGGTCAAATTGATCCTCCCCGATGGTGACGGCACGCCCAGCATCGTTTCCTCGCCTCGGCCGGTGCAATTGCTGGCGGGGCGCCGCGTTAAAGTTTTGATGTATGCCAAGTTCGGCCGCAGCTACGGCGAGCTGCGCGTGATCTATCACGCCAACGACCGCAATGTCATCGATAAAACGATCGACTCGAACGGTGGCCCTGGCCAGATCGTGTTGCCGCTTCCTCTGCAAGCAGACGAGCGGCTGATCGTTACGCTGGGTGCGTCGATTGGCGTCGAAGACGCCGCCCGCTTACATCAACAGGCCACCGGTAGGCAGACAGCAATTGCCCATCTCAACGACGTCAACGAGCTTCCCACAGAGTGGTATGGCTACGACGGCGTGGATTGGTTGGTTGTCTCGACGGGTCAGCCCGAGCTGTTTGCGGCAATGATCGAAACCGGAGCCCGCCGGGCGGCGCTAGGACAATGGGTCGAACTGGGGGGCCGGCTGCTATTGACCGTCGGAGCGCAAGCCCAGGCCGTGCTGGCGCCTGACGCGCCGCTGGCAAACTTTGCACCGGGACGGCTGGGCGAACCCGCAACCTTACGGCGGACGACCGACCTGGAGAGCTACGTGGGCGGCTCGCGCAAAGTGCGCACCGGCCAAGATGGCGAGTTGGCCTTGTCGATTCCCAAGTTAGAAGACGTCGTGGGCAAAATCGAGGTCGCCGACGGTAATCGGCCGTTGATCGTGCGCAGCCCTCGCTGCTTCGGCCAGGTCGTATTCGTGGCGGTCGATTTGGACCGGCGTCCGTTTATCGACTGGGAGGGGCGCGGCATTCTGATAACCCGATTACTGGGACTTTCAGAACCAGGCACGAACGAGATCGCTGCGCAGAACAAACCCGCCAATCCCTTCGGCCGACAGCGTAACGGCGTCGATCTGTTGGCAGATTTGCGCCACGGCATCGAAAACTTCAAAGGCGTCACGCCGATCTCCTTTGCCCTCGTCGCAGCGCTGATTTTGGGTTACATCGTGTTGATCGGGCCGGGGGATTACTTCCTGGTAAAGAGGTTGCTCAAGCGGATGGAGCTGACATGGATTACGTTTCCCATCTGGGTCGTGCTCGTTAGTGCGGGGGCGTACGCGCTGGCCGTATATACCAAGGGAGATGACCTGCGTCTGAATCAGGTCGATCTGATCGATGTCGACGTTGCCAGCAAATCGGCGCGTGGTACCAGTTGGTTCAATGTGTTCTCGCCACAGTCGCAGGCGTTTGATCTGAGGGTCGAACCTATGGAGCCCTCGGGAGCCACGATCGCGCAAGACGAACGATTGCTGGCCTGGCTCGGCTCGGGCGAGGTCAATATGGGGGGCGGATCCGGCTCGCTGTTCGCCGGACGCTACGATTTTTCGCCCCACCTCGACGAATTAATCCGAGTGCCCATTCAAGTCTGGTCGACAAAAGGATTTCTAAGCCGCTCGTCGTACAAGGCTGCCGAGCTTTTGACCGCGGACCTGCAACTCGGCCCGGACGGCGTGCCTGTTGGCACGCTACACAACAGCCTGTCGATTCCGCTGTCAGACTGCGTGCTCCTGTCGGGAAGCTGGGCATATCTGCTTGGGAACCTCGCATCCGGCGATACGGCACGCCTGACCCCGGGCGAGCAACGCGACCTAAAACACGTTCTGCGCAGTCCTGGCAACTGGAATTCCGCGGCGGCAGGGGAAACGGGCGTCGTCATGTCGCCTTCGTCAAATGTCACGGCTACGCTGCAAAAAATGATGTTTTGCAAAGCCGCTGATTTCGACGCAGCCGGCGGGGCAAGCAATGGCGATCAGCAATATCTCGACCTTTCGGAATTGCTCGACCTCGACCGCGCCATCTTCGTAGGTCAGGCCAGCAAGCCGGCAGCGCAACTAACCAACGCCGGGCAACCCTTGGCCGGACCCGACGATCAACATTGGACCGTCTACCGATTTGTATTTCCCGTCCAACGAGCAAAAATCGGACGGGAATAAGCCGGCCGAGAACGACATCGCCCACGACCCCGGTCGGGCACAGTATTCCCGGCCTTAGCATCAAGCGGAAACTGCACGAAGTCTCCATTTTTCGCGCCGTGAGGAACAATCGCCCGTGATCGAAACCAAGGACCTCACCAAGACGTACGGCCAATTGCACGCCATCAAGAACCTCGATCTGAATCTCGAGCGTGGCGACGTGTTCGGCTTTATCGGTCCCAATGGCGCCGGCAAGACCACCACGATGCGTATACTGGCCACGCTGCTGAACCCCACCTTCGGCGAGGCTTACGTCTGCGGCTATTCGATCTATACGAAGCCCAAGGAGATCCGTCGCGTCATCGGCTACATGCCGGATTTCTTCGGCGTGTATGACGACATGAAGGTGATTGAATACCTTGAGTTCTTCGCCGCCGCCTATCGCATCAAAGGGGCCGCTCGCCGCAAAATCTGCGACGAAGTGCTGGAACTCGTCGATCTGGGCTACAAACGCGAGGCGTTCGTTACCAGCCTCTCGCGCGGCATGACGCAGCGGCTGGGGTTGGCCCGCGTCTTGTTGCACGATCCGCAAGTGTTGCTGTTGGACGAGCCTGCCAGCGGCCTGGATCCGCGGGCGCGGATCGAAATCCGCGGCCTGCTCAAAGAGCTACGCAACATGGGCAAGACCATCATGGTTTCCAGCCACATTCTGCCCGAACTGGCGGATATCTGTAATAAAATCGGCATCATCGAGCGCGGCGAGTTGTTGGTGAATTCGGATGTGGCCGAAGTGATGCGCAAGGTGCGCCGCCAACCGGTGTTGAAAGTCGGCGTGACCGATGTCGACGGCGCGGCGAAGCTGCTCTCGCAACACAAGGGAGTCGAAAAGGTCGATACCACGGCCGGCGTCCTCACCGTGACGATGTCACCAGAGGTAGAGGACTACAGCGATCTACCGAGCCTGTTGATCGGCGCCGGCCACAAGCTGACGCTCTTCAAGGAAGAAGAGGTCAACCTGGAAACGGCATTCATGGAGTTGACGAAAGGGATTACCTCTTGAGTTCCTTTCCATGAATTTCGCGCAGCGCGTTTTCCTGGCCGCCGGCGTGTTCGGACTCACGATCTTGCCGCCGATGTACTTCTTAGAGAGCTTCTACGGCCGGCAGATTCCTCCGCCGATCACGCATCCCGAGTTCTACTACGGGTTCATCGGCATAACCTTGGCGTTTCAGATTCTGTATCTGCTCATCGCCTGGGATCCGCTCCGCTATCGACCGATCATGCTGATTGGCGCACTCGGCAAAGCGTCCTTCTTCGCGTCTATCGCGGTGCTCGTCGCTGGGGGCCGCGCGCCGCTGCAACCGGCCTTGCTTGTTATGCCGGACATGGTCTTCGCGGTGTTGTTCGTGGTCGCGTTTCTACGGCTTGCCAAGGTGGCGCGATAATCGCCTACTTGCCTGGTCGTGCGGAGCATGATCAAGCCCAAATCTAGCCGGCACGTGCTTTCGAATTATTCAATTAATGGAATTATTCACCGCTCCAATAATGGACGACCTTGACCACGACATTGCTCGATTTCCCGAGGAAAATGACATTTTCCCAAAACTTCTGTCCGAGCACCGTCCGTTAGGGGTTCTGGGCATGCGGTGCATTCTATCGCGGGCTCTGGGGAATCTCGGGCCGTGATTATCGGCCGCGGCGGCAGTCCGCACAGACGCAAATGACGCATGGCCAACCTGCTGCGGGCGCCTCGTGAGGCGCGCGATGGCTCAGCCAAAGAACACAAGCGCGGCGGTCTTGCGCAACAACCATTGGCGATCTTCCGGCGAAAGAAAATCGAGTCGGGAGCGCACCAACTCGATCGAGTCGCGGTAGGTATTCTCGCCTTGCACCTGATAGGGGCAATCCGTGGCCCACATCAATCGCTGGGGTCCGAACGCCTCGACCAAGCGGCGCACCATGGGCGCCAGGTCGGTATAGGGCGGCGTCTTCTTGCCCAGCGCATAAAAGGCCGACACTTTCACGTGTGTCTGCCTGTGCCTGGCCAACCGGCAGAGTTGGGCGACGTCGGCGTCGCGGATTTCGCCGCTCATACCGACACGGCCAAAATGATCGACCACCACCGGCGTGTCCGGATACTTTTCGCACATCCGGTCGATGGCCGGCAAATCTGCCGGATTCACCAAACAGCACATGGCCAGGTGCTCTTTTGCGCCGTACTCCCACATTGCTGCCATTCCCGCGCCGTCGAGCCAGCGGTCCACCGGCATGTTGCGCGCATAAATACGAAACCCGCGCACTCCCAGCCGCTGCAACCGTCGCATTTCGTCTTGCGGGCGGGCCGCCGAATCGTCGATCACGGCAATGCCCGAGAAGATGCCAGGAAACCGCTTGATCGTGTCCAGCATGTAGGCATTGTCAAAGCCGTAGAAGCTCATCTGTACGAGCACCACGCGCCCCACGCCGCAGGGGCGCATCTGCGCAATCAACTGCTCCGGCGTAAAGCTCGGCGGCAGCATCTCTTCGCGACGGTATCCGGCCGACAAGGGATATTTGATCGTATCGGGCGTCCACACGTGTACGTGCGCATCGATCGCAGCGTCCGCAGACACTTCACTGCTTGCCCTGGGCTCTTCGGCCATCGCATTTCCTCTCCACAGGGCGTATCCCGCAAGCAGGCTGCCACCGAAGGCCGCCTGCCGCAATACCTCCCGCCGCGTGATTTGATCAGGATTCATTTTCTGTTGGAACCGTAGGAGTCTTAACCGCAGGAATTGTCGGAGAGACAGGCACGAGAATCTTTATCGTCGTGCAATAGCCTTTAGCGCGTGAGCAATCCGGCGTCTAGAACGAACTCCGACCCGGTGACAAATCGTGCCGCGTCAGAAACCAAAAACAGCACCGCTTGCGCCACATCTTCCGGCTCGATCCAGGGGACCGGCAACAAGTTGCCGGCCGATCGCTCGGCAATCTCGCGAGGACTGGCTCCTTCCAGCGCGGCCAGCCCATCGTTCATCGGCGTGTTCACTCCGGTGGGATGGAGCGAGATCACGCGAATGTTGTGCGGCGCCAGCTCAATAGCCCAGGATTTCGTCAAACCGGTCAGCCCCCACTTCGACGCGGCATAGTGGCTGAGCCGTCCCATGCCGCGTAAACCCGCGATCGACGAATTGTTGATGATCACACCCCCCTGCCGCTCGATCATGCACGGTATGACGCGGCGTGCGACCAGCCAGGCCCCCTTCAGATTGATATCGATCATCGCGTCCCAGGCTTCTTCGGTGAGCTCGTGCGCAAGGCCGTAGCCGCAGATGCCGGCGTTGTTGAATAAAATGTCGATGCGGTTCCATCGTTCGACCGCCGCGCAAACGGCGGCCGTTACCGCCGCATCATCACGCACGTCGGCTGCGAAAACCAGGCATTCGACCCCCAGCCGCCGGCACTGGTCGGCCAGTGAATCCAGCTCCCCGGCCGTCCCCATTTGATAACCGGGATAGGCTAGCGGCCGACCCACGTCGAGAGCCACGATATGTGCGCCGGCCCGGGCCAGCGCCAAGGCCGTGGCCCGACCTTGCCCATGCGCCGCGCCAGTGACCAGTGCCACGCGGCCGGCAAGCGATTTAGTCTGCGAGCACTCGGACATGGTTTATTCTTCGGAAATGGCGGCCCAGCTGGGCCAGGCGTTCTATTGGGATGGAACTGAGCGCGGCACGAATCGTCGCAGGATCACGCTGCCGGATGCGCTCGCGCGATCCCGCGGGATTCTCATTTGGCCGCTACGCGCCGGTAGGGTTGCAAGTACTCGTCCAGGTCGATTCGCAGCGCGTTATTAAACACGTTGGTGGCAATCATCATGGCGCCGAAGGCGGTCAGCGCCACGATCTGCGGCGGCGAGAATTGCTGGCCGAGCCGCGCGTACAATTCGTCGGACACCTGGTTCGGGTCGCGCACCAATTGTCGGGCGAAGTCAACGACCACCTGCTCGCGGTCATTCATTTTCAAATCGTCGGGATTCTCGCCGGCGTCGATCAGTAGACGGCGAAAAAACGTCGAGCAAATCAGGCAATCCGTAGCCGCCGAAATCGCGTACACGAAAAGCATCGTGCTCCGCGCCTCTAAAAACGTCTGTACTTCTTCGCGCAAGGGATACCATTGCATCAAGGCATCGAGCGCCGGCAGCGAGTGGGCCAACGTGGCCTTCATGTTGGTCATGCGACCCTGCGCAGCGACGATCTGGTCGAAGGCGGCCTGCGTGGGCCGATCTGCACCTTCGTATCGGACAGGCGGAACTCGCGCCATATTTTTCCTCGTTCGAAACAGCCCTGGGTCGGATTCGCACCGCGACGATAACCTACTTCCGGCGTTGCCCCGGCAAGCGAGTGG
This genomic window contains:
- a CDS encoding tetratricopeptide repeat protein, which codes for MAASTMPRSIPRVVLLLVLGAPVAVAAIFCSTLSASEGAAAARSLLLAGKYDEAVEAYDQLAEDEPVVAAIGLARAKSSMGKREETAALLAAAVAAHPQVASLHAEAARWALERGDLATAEKSAAEALAADDDQLLARWVQAELDRLAGRLDVANTRYKWFVDYYNSHDVKDADSLGWIGLAAAQFARWNRVVDQFNFLVNELFPDAAKSDPAWWPAHYYAGLLYLEKYNQPEASRSLKAALVLNPSAAEVHAALARLAVQNFEMATARLEADRALELNPFNLEAQLVRGDILLANFQAADAIMVFKETCRLHPASESAQGRLTAACVVVDGLPADLAGTRVGQMIEQATTRNSHCGEFFASLAAALDESRKFPAAAGYFREAIARMPQLIKPYGDLGIVLMRLGDEPAAQRQLNHAFEIDPFNVRVNNMLKVLEVLDGYAVLETGHFVIKFDRGRDEILVHYAAEFLEEEVYPELCQQFGYWPAEKSLFEIFNRARNTNGHGWFSARMVGLPFVHTVGACAGKMVALASPNDMPKKFNWARVLKHEFVHVLNLQQTDFSIPHWFTEALAVRSEGPVRPQAWNALLAERVPKNQLFNLETINLGFVRPQSSLDWQMAYCQADLYARYMTETYGANASAKMLVAYRDNLDTPAALKREFGVNQQDFERGYVDYVRGVAAGLTSGPTTTSAPLAELERSHQKDPADAVLTASLAAAYLKRREYAQARKLAEAALPDPQAKQAAAYVLARIRLVVGENQEALALLEKHLDRAKPDENLLNLLAGLRLKAERYEDAAELYRLGALRHPADASWVRSLAKVYLAQGNDVKLAEALAQLAPLDADDLPVRKKLAQLALAAEDFPAAVRWGREALHIDVMDVEIHRMLAEAYVGEKGFGHAADEYEVAVKLDEKSVALNLALADACLQANRPARAREALNKVLELDPANRRAATLREQLPR
- a CDS encoding MazG nucleotide pyrophosphohydrolase domain-containing protein; protein product: MDKEPRTEISLSAFQGLIRDMYLEKDLARGVDGTFMWLMEEVGELAAALRSGTHDERLGEFADVIAWLATIANVAGVDLTEAVMRKYGAGCPGCGQFTCACADAEKP
- a CDS encoding ABC transporter ATP-binding protein — encoded protein: MIETKDLTKTYGQLHAIKNLDLNLERGDVFGFIGPNGAGKTTTMRILATLLNPTFGEAYVCGYSIYTKPKEIRRVIGYMPDFFGVYDDMKVIEYLEFFAAAYRIKGAARRKICDEVLELVDLGYKREAFVTSLSRGMTQRLGLARVLLHDPQVLLLDEPASGLDPRARIEIRGLLKELRNMGKTIMVSSHILPELADICNKIGIIERGELLVNSDVAEVMRKVRRQPVLKVGVTDVDGAAKLLSQHKGVEKVDTTAGVLTVTMSPEVEDYSDLPSLLIGAGHKLTLFKEEEVNLETAFMELTKGITS
- a CDS encoding amidohydrolase family protein; translation: MNPDQITRREVLRQAAFGGSLLAGYALWRGNAMAEEPRASSEVSADAAIDAHVHVWTPDTIKYPLSAGYRREEMLPPSFTPEQLIAQMRPCGVGRVVLVQMSFYGFDNAYMLDTIKRFPGIFSGIAVIDDSAARPQDEMRRLQRLGVRGFRIYARNMPVDRWLDGAGMAAMWEYGAKEHLAMCCLVNPADLPAIDRMCEKYPDTPVVVDHFGRVGMSGEIRDADVAQLCRLARHRQTHVKVSAFYALGKKTPPYTDLAPMVRRLVEAFGPQRLMWATDCPYQVQGENTYRDSIELVRSRLDFLSPEDRQWLLRKTAALVFFG
- a CDS encoding SDR family oxidoreductase — encoded protein: MSECSQTKSLAGRVALVTGAAHGQGRATALALARAGAHIVALDVGRPLAYPGYQMGTAGELDSLADQCRRLGVECLVFAADVRDDAAVTAAVCAAVERWNRIDILFNNAGICGYGLAHELTEEAWDAMIDINLKGAWLVARRVIPCMIERQGGVIINNSSIAGLRGMGRLSHYAASKWGLTGLTKSWAIELAPHNIRVISLHPTGVNTPMNDGLAALEGASPREIAERSAGNLLPVPWIEPEDVAQAVLFLVSDAARFVTGSEFVLDAGLLTR